One Falsihalocynthiibacter arcticus DNA segment encodes these proteins:
- a CDS encoding undecaprenyl-diphosphate phosphatase translates to MSFYHLVLVAIIQGITEFLPVSSSGHLILLPNLLNLPDQGQAIDVAAHIGTLFAVILYFRTDVALAFRGFIPMLMGRLNAPGAKLCFLLAAATVPVVIIGLILKLTGLDDAMRSITVIGWTMLVFGIVLYVADQRGATTKADGDWNLRDAIIMGLWQAVALIPGTSRSGATITGARALGYNRQDGAKLSMLMSIPTIIASGTLAGLEVIKTADASVALDGAIVVVLSFVTALLALTLMMRLLRSTSFTPYVIYRIGLGLGLLWIAYT, encoded by the coding sequence ATGAGCTTCTATCATCTTGTACTTGTGGCGATAATCCAAGGTATCACCGAGTTTTTGCCGGTTTCGTCCTCGGGTCACTTGATTCTTTTACCGAATCTTCTAAATCTTCCCGACCAAGGCCAAGCCATAGATGTGGCCGCACATATCGGCACACTCTTTGCTGTGATCCTCTATTTTCGAACTGATGTAGCGCTGGCCTTTCGCGGATTCATACCCATGCTAATGGGTCGTCTCAACGCACCCGGTGCGAAACTCTGCTTCCTGCTCGCGGCGGCCACTGTTCCTGTCGTGATCATTGGACTGATTCTAAAGCTCACAGGCCTCGATGACGCGATGCGCAGCATTACGGTTATTGGATGGACCATGCTCGTTTTTGGCATCGTCCTTTATGTTGCCGATCAACGCGGGGCGACCACTAAGGCAGACGGCGATTGGAATTTGCGCGATGCGATTATCATGGGTCTCTGGCAAGCGGTTGCCCTGATCCCCGGAACATCGCGTTCAGGCGCGACAATAACAGGCGCGCGTGCGCTTGGGTATAACCGCCAAGATGGTGCCAAACTGTCGATGCTCATGTCGATCCCAACGATCATTGCGTCGGGCACTCTCGCTGGCCTAGAAGTTATAAAAACCGCGGACGCATCCGTTGCCCTCGACGGCGCGATTGTCGTGGTGCTTTCCTTCGTAACAGCCCTTCTAGCACTGACCCTGATGATGCGCCTTTTGCGCAGCACAAGCTTCACGCCCTACGTGATTTACCGCATAGGGCTGGGCCTTGGCCTCCTCTGGATTGCCTACACTTAA
- a CDS encoding AAA family ATPase, which produces MKTTKLIHATYPEIDGIALIQRFADHLVKLRTDKLAAVSVGDDEQSRDLGSDDIGGMPLEQSSGVELTWQDTRRIEQRVNKIIQRMRAASGLAHLKDEEIIRLRPLFTSVKLLTLEGEHWVDELIATLHAEMPWMAPATIEVWHALQRGAATGGVIRIPPLILNGPPGIGKSVWARRLSELLHIPRCEIDASLGGVGFSIAGTERGWSSAQAGRPLETILQHQVGNPLMVVDEICKAQSGTSTNGANHSFANSLLSLLEPATSAAWECPYYRTKIDMSHISWVLTANDASRIPAPLLSRCVVINLPKISCAQLQRFAVRKADELGLTKASADAIEQVIGNEMQKANANTSLRDVVRILRRAEVLESRPMLH; this is translated from the coding sequence ATGAAAACCACCAAACTCATTCACGCGACATATCCAGAAATCGACGGAATCGCGCTCATTCAACGCTTCGCGGATCATCTTGTGAAACTCCGCACCGACAAACTTGCGGCTGTTTCTGTCGGTGACGATGAACAATCTCGCGATCTCGGATCTGACGATATCGGGGGCATGCCCCTTGAGCAATCTAGCGGCGTCGAACTCACATGGCAGGACACCCGCCGTATTGAACAGCGCGTAAACAAAATCATTCAGCGCATGAGGGCCGCGTCTGGCTTGGCGCACTTGAAAGACGAAGAAATCATCCGCCTGCGCCCTTTATTTACAAGCGTAAAGTTACTCACGTTGGAAGGTGAGCATTGGGTCGACGAACTTATTGCAACTTTGCATGCTGAGATGCCGTGGATGGCGCCGGCCACCATTGAAGTTTGGCATGCCCTCCAGCGCGGCGCCGCAACAGGGGGAGTTATCAGAATCCCACCGCTTATTTTGAATGGCCCTCCAGGGATCGGGAAGTCCGTTTGGGCACGCCGCCTCTCCGAACTTCTGCACATCCCACGATGTGAAATTGATGCCAGCCTTGGCGGCGTCGGCTTCAGTATTGCAGGAACGGAACGTGGTTGGTCCTCGGCGCAAGCTGGGCGGCCGCTCGAAACGATCCTTCAGCATCAGGTGGGTAATCCATTAATGGTGGTCGACGAAATCTGCAAAGCACAATCTGGCACGTCTACAAATGGGGCCAATCATTCTTTTGCAAATAGTTTGCTAAGTCTCTTAGAACCGGCAACCTCTGCGGCTTGGGAATGCCCTTACTATCGCACCAAAATCGACATGTCCCACATCTCTTGGGTTCTGACTGCCAACGACGCGTCCCGCATTCCTGCCCCCCTTCTGAGCAGATGCGTGGTCATTAATTTACCCAAAATCTCATGTGCCCAGCTGCAAAGGTTCGCCGTGCGGAAAGCAGACGAATTGGGACTGACAAAGGCGTCGGCGGACGCCATTGAGCAGGTCATCGGCAACGAGATGCAAAAAGCAAACGCTAATACCAGCTTGCGAGATGTCGTACGTATACTGCGCCGTGCGGAAGTCCTTGAGAGCCGACCGATGCTGCATTGA
- the istB gene encoding IS21-like element helper ATPase IstB, with translation MTDAPQILLHHHLKKLRLPTFQGEYAKQAQICAAENKDHIQYLARLCEMELIDRERRMIERRIKAAKFPSTKSLDSFDFKIMPSLNKPLTMDLARCDYVDRRENIIALGPSGTGKTHIALGLGLAACQRGLKVRFTTAAALVHDLIEAQDELRLQRMQKQLTSQNLLIIDELGFVPLSKSGAELLFEVISQCYERGSIIITSNLPFDEWTEVFGSERLTGALLDRLTHHVHILEMNGESYRLKHSRKNRQ, from the coding sequence ATGACAGATGCTCCCCAAATCCTTCTGCACCACCACCTCAAGAAGTTGCGCTTGCCAACGTTCCAAGGAGAGTACGCAAAACAAGCCCAAATCTGTGCTGCTGAGAATAAGGACCACATCCAATATCTGGCGCGTCTGTGCGAGATGGAGTTAATTGACCGCGAACGGCGGATGATCGAAAGGCGGATCAAAGCGGCGAAGTTCCCCAGCACCAAAAGCCTGGATAGTTTTGACTTCAAGATCATGCCCAGCTTGAACAAGCCACTGACGATGGACTTGGCTCGATGTGACTACGTGGATCGCAGAGAAAACATTATTGCCCTCGGCCCATCGGGAACGGGCAAGACCCACATAGCTTTAGGACTTGGATTAGCCGCGTGCCAAAGAGGGTTGAAAGTACGGTTCACGACGGCGGCAGCCTTGGTTCATGATCTGATAGAAGCCCAAGATGAGCTCCGATTGCAGCGCATGCAAAAGCAACTGACGAGCCAGAATCTGTTGATCATTGATGAATTAGGCTTCGTTCCTCTGAGTAAATCCGGCGCAGAATTGCTCTTTGAGGTGATCTCGCAGTGCTACGAACGTGGTTCCATCATCATAACCTCAAACCTGCCCTTTGATGAATGGACCGAAGTCTTTGGCTCAGAGCGGCTCACGGGAGCCTTGCTGGATCGTTTGACACATCACGTCCACATCCTTGAGATGAACGGCGAAAGCTATAGGCTCAAACACAGTCGTAAGAACCGCCAGTAG
- the istA gene encoding IS21 family transposase produces MYSVDIYNRVRRACLKDGMSTREAARYFNKDRKTIAKMLRHELPPGYRRSEAPRRPTLDDYVGVIDNILRTDKALIKKQRHTAKRIFERLRDEHGYAGSLTTVTYYVREQKRRTKEVFVPLSHRPGHAQVDFGETLGVIGGVECKIHFFVMSLPHSDAVFVKGYPAETTEAFCDGHVSAFAFFDGIPQSILYDNTKIAVARILGDRTRIRTRRFTELQSHYLFDDKFGRPARGNDKGNVEGMVGYTRRNFMVPAPRCDSFDDLNAHLEAKCLARQDDTLRGHTQTIGQRLVSDFDALMGLPVAEYEACDHVNTRATSISMVRYRSNDYSVPVAYAHHDVHVRGFVHEVIIGCGNEIVARHKRSYLSADMIFDPLHFLPLIEQKVGALDQAAPLQGWNLPDAFATLHRLLEARMGKPGKREYVQVLRLLETFEMDVVQGAIQHAIDLGAIGYDAVKHLVLCRIEKRPPRLDLDFYPYLPKANVGTTRPSSYMSLLGATA; encoded by the coding sequence ATGTATTCTGTGGATATTTATAATCGTGTGCGCCGTGCTTGTTTGAAGGACGGGATGTCTACTCGAGAAGCGGCGCGTTATTTCAACAAGGATCGCAAAACGATAGCCAAGATGTTGCGGCATGAGCTCCCTCCTGGTTATCGGCGTTCAGAAGCCCCGCGTCGCCCAACGCTTGATGATTATGTTGGTGTCATCGATAATATACTGCGTACAGATAAGGCCCTGATCAAAAAGCAGCGCCACACCGCCAAGCGTATTTTTGAGCGTTTGAGGGATGAACACGGGTACGCGGGAAGCTTGACGACAGTGACCTATTACGTTCGCGAACAAAAGCGACGCACTAAAGAGGTGTTTGTACCGTTGTCGCATCGGCCAGGCCACGCGCAGGTTGATTTTGGTGAGACACTTGGCGTGATTGGTGGCGTGGAATGCAAGATCCATTTTTTTGTAATGAGCTTACCGCATTCTGATGCGGTGTTCGTTAAGGGATACCCTGCCGAGACGACGGAAGCATTCTGCGACGGCCATGTGTCCGCCTTTGCGTTCTTTGATGGTATTCCGCAGTCCATTCTCTACGACAACACCAAGATCGCCGTTGCGCGGATACTCGGGGACAGAACGCGTATTCGCACACGTCGGTTCACTGAGCTGCAATCCCATTACCTGTTCGATGACAAGTTCGGGCGACCAGCGCGAGGAAACGATAAAGGCAACGTTGAGGGCATGGTTGGATATACGCGTCGCAACTTCATGGTCCCTGCGCCGCGTTGTGACAGCTTTGATGATTTGAACGCCCATCTGGAAGCGAAGTGTTTAGCACGTCAGGACGATACTTTGCGCGGCCACACCCAAACCATAGGTCAACGTTTGGTATCCGATTTTGATGCGCTGATGGGGTTGCCCGTGGCGGAATATGAAGCCTGCGACCATGTCAACACACGGGCCACTTCGATCTCGATGGTGCGCTATCGCAGCAATGACTACTCGGTGCCGGTGGCTTATGCACACCACGATGTTCATGTGCGTGGGTTTGTACATGAGGTTATCATCGGCTGCGGTAACGAGATCGTTGCACGGCACAAACGATCCTACCTATCCGCGGATATGATCTTTGACCCGCTCCACTTCCTGCCCTTGATTGAGCAGAAGGTGGGGGCTTTGGATCAGGCAGCCCCTTTGCAGGGCTGGAATCTACCGGATGCCTTCGCCACCCTGCACCGACTGCTCGAAGCCAGAATGGGCAAACCGGGCAAGCGAGAATACGTTCAAGTTCTGCGCCTTTTGGAAACATTCGAGATGGACGTTGTGCAAGGCGCAATCCAGCATGCCATTGATCTGGGCGCTATTGGCTATGATGCCGTAAAACACCTTGTGCTATGCCGTATTGAGAAGCGGCCACCGCGATTGGATTTGGACTTCTACCCGTATTTGCCTAAGGCCAATGTCGGCACGACACGCCCATCCAGTTACATGAGCCTGCTGGGAGCCACGGCATGA
- a CDS encoding complex I NDUFA9 subunit family protein produces MSKLVTIYGGSGFVGRYIARRMAKAGWRVRVAVRRPNEALFVKSFGAVGQVEPVLCNVRDDASVAAVMLGADAVVNCVGILAETSRNKFGTIHAQSAGRVARIATEQGVASLVHLSSIGADLEAASEYSQTKGQGEVEVLEHFPTATILRPSVIFGAEDGFLNKFAFMSRLGPILPLVGATTKFQPVFVDDVATAAEVAILQGKSGVYELGGPDVLTLRLIVEKVLAVVHRRRLIVNKPFFAGSIVAGLLDFTQAVSLGLVRNGILTRDQVKSLRSDNIVEEGAKGFSDLNITPTNMDAIMPSFLWRFRPDGQFDDIRDSAKNLKA; encoded by the coding sequence ATGTCTAAACTTGTCACTATTTACGGCGGATCCGGATTCGTTGGCCGCTACATTGCGCGCCGGATGGCTAAAGCTGGTTGGCGTGTGCGCGTTGCCGTGCGACGCCCCAACGAGGCGTTGTTTGTAAAGTCTTTTGGGGCCGTTGGTCAGGTTGAGCCTGTTTTGTGTAACGTGCGCGACGATGCTTCTGTTGCGGCGGTTATGCTTGGTGCTGATGCTGTTGTGAATTGCGTTGGCATCCTTGCAGAAACAAGCCGCAATAAGTTTGGCACGATTCACGCACAATCCGCAGGTCGAGTGGCGCGTATCGCAACCGAGCAAGGGGTTGCGTCTCTTGTGCATCTTTCTAGCATCGGTGCTGATTTAGAAGCCGCCTCGGAATACTCGCAGACCAAAGGGCAGGGCGAGGTTGAGGTGCTGGAGCATTTTCCGACAGCCACCATTTTGCGCCCTTCGGTTATTTTCGGTGCCGAGGATGGTTTCCTCAATAAATTCGCCTTCATGTCGCGGCTTGGACCGATCTTGCCACTCGTTGGCGCGACGACAAAGTTTCAGCCTGTTTTCGTGGATGACGTCGCGACCGCCGCGGAAGTGGCTATTCTGCAAGGAAAATCAGGTGTCTACGAACTTGGTGGACCGGACGTTTTGACTTTGCGCCTGATCGTCGAGAAGGTTCTCGCGGTTGTGCATCGTCGGCGTTTGATCGTGAACAAGCCCTTCTTTGCGGGCAGTATCGTTGCTGGTCTTTTGGATTTCACCCAAGCGGTGTCCCTTGGGCTTGTGCGCAACGGTATCTTGACGCGCGATCAAGTCAAAAGCTTGCGATCAGATAACATCGTTGAAGAGGGTGCGAAGGGTTTTTCCGACCTGAACATCACCCCGACAAATATGGATGCGATTATGCCGAGCTTCCTGTGGCGCTTTCGTCCCGATGGTCAGTTCGACGATATCCGCGATTCAGCGAAAAACCTCAAAGCTTAA
- a CDS encoding NAD(P)-dependent oxidoreductase: protein MAKQPMLKFISLERSMPTKRDADQRSQDFHEIYAEFAKTKAAEQSSRCSQCGVPFCQNHCPLHNNIPDWLKLTAEGRLQEAYELSQATNTFPEICGRICPQDRLCEGNCVIEQSGHGTVTIGAVEKYLTDTAWENGWVLPIQPKAEREESVGIIGAGPGGLAAADVLRRQGVQVTIYDRYDRAGGLMTYGIPGFKLEKDVVAKRIAQLENAGVQFVLNCNVGEDITFQAIQGQHDSVLIATGVYNSRDFQAPGSGAEGVVRAIDYLTASNRKSFGDIVPEYESGELNASGKRVVVVGGGDTAMDCVRTAIRQGAMSVKCLYRRDKANMPGSQREVQNAEEEGVEFVWLSAPKAFVGDSVESVLVQKMRLGKPDASGRQSPELIEGADYAEQADLVVAALGFTPEDLPTLWGEEALEVTRWGTIKADFRTHETSIPGVYAVGDIVRGASLVVWAIKDGRDAAENILETFNSAAVLAAE from the coding sequence ATGGCAAAACAGCCAATGCTAAAATTCATATCGCTTGAGCGGTCCATGCCCACGAAACGGGATGCCGACCAGCGCAGTCAAGATTTTCACGAAATCTATGCGGAATTTGCCAAAACAAAAGCGGCAGAGCAAAGTAGCCGGTGTAGCCAATGTGGTGTGCCGTTTTGCCAAAACCACTGTCCGTTGCACAACAATATTCCCGACTGGCTAAAGTTGACCGCCGAGGGGCGTTTGCAAGAGGCCTACGAGTTGTCGCAAGCCACCAATACTTTCCCTGAAATTTGCGGTCGCATTTGTCCGCAGGACCGTTTGTGTGAAGGTAACTGTGTGATTGAACAGTCTGGACACGGTACTGTTACTATTGGGGCCGTTGAGAAATATCTAACAGACACCGCTTGGGAAAATGGTTGGGTTCTGCCGATCCAGCCCAAAGCTGAGCGCGAAGAAAGTGTTGGAATTATTGGAGCTGGTCCGGGCGGTTTGGCCGCAGCGGATGTGCTCCGCCGTCAAGGTGTTCAAGTCACTATCTATGATCGTTATGACCGCGCCGGTGGCCTAATGACCTACGGCATCCCCGGATTCAAACTCGAAAAAGACGTTGTTGCAAAGCGCATTGCCCAGCTTGAAAACGCGGGCGTTCAATTTGTTTTGAACTGTAACGTGGGTGAAGACATCACGTTCCAAGCGATCCAAGGCCAACATGACTCAGTTTTGATTGCCACGGGCGTCTACAATTCCCGCGACTTCCAAGCCCCCGGTTCTGGAGCGGAAGGCGTTGTGCGCGCAATCGATTATTTGACCGCGTCTAACCGTAAAAGCTTCGGCGATATTGTGCCTGAATACGAAAGCGGCGAGTTGAATGCCTCGGGCAAACGCGTCGTTGTTGTTGGCGGTGGCGACACCGCGATGGACTGTGTGCGCACAGCCATTCGCCAAGGCGCAATGAGCGTGAAATGCCTGTATCGTCGTGACAAAGCCAACATGCCTGGAAGCCAACGCGAAGTTCAAAACGCCGAAGAAGAAGGTGTGGAATTTGTGTGGTTGTCGGCCCCCAAAGCCTTTGTTGGCGACAGCGTGGAAAGTGTTCTCGTTCAGAAAATGCGCCTTGGGAAACCCGATGCATCTGGACGTCAATCGCCTGAGTTGATCGAAGGTGCGGACTATGCCGAGCAAGCCGATCTTGTGGTCGCGGCGCTGGGCTTTACGCCAGAAGACCTGCCAACCCTCTGGGGAGAAGAGGCGCTTGAAGTGACGCGCTGGGGCACAATCAAAGCCGATTTTCGCACCCATGAAACCAGCATCCCTGGCGTCTATGCCGTTGGGGATATCGTGCGGGGCGCGAGCCTTGTTGTTTGGGCAATTAAGGATGGTCGCGACGCGGCCGAAAACATCCTTGAAACCTTTAATAGCGCCGCCGTTCTGGCCGCGGAGTAA